The genomic window TCCCTTTTTGCCTCACCTAGACTTTACTTTCTTAGTCAAGTACATTTTATACCATTTTAGATGAGCTTACCCTGCAAAAGAGTTTAAAAATAATGAGCAAAAAAGAAATTTAAAACGCAGACATAGCCGAAATAATCCTAATCTGAAAATTAGAACATACGATGCACTAATTAATCAAATTAAAGATGCTGGACAAATTAATTACAAATTACCTTGGTTACAAAAGCTAAAAATAAATTTATTAACAACACAATCAAGAGATTTAAGTGGCTACAATAGTAAAGTAAGCCTAAGCCCATATGTCAAATTAGAAAAAATGTTCGAGTGGGACGACTCGAAAGCTAAGATAAATGAAACCAAACATTCAGTTTCTTTCCCTTTTGCAACCAGGGTTTTTGATGACCAAAATAGGTTAACAGTCATTGATAAACGGTTTAACTATGGTGAAGTGCGATATATTACTCTCGGAAAAATAGAGCAGCGTGTTTATGTCGTAGCTTACACCATCAGAGGTTCAGTGGTTCGTTTGATTTCAGCAAGAAAAGCTAACAGTAGAGAGGTAAAACGTTATGACAACCATTAACTACACACCTGATCCTGAAAAAAAAGCTCAACTGAGTCAAGAACAATTATCCCGTTTGGAAGAACTTTCTGATGAGGATATAGACTATTCAGATATCCCTGAATTAGATGACAACTTCTGGGAAAATGCTGAGATAGTCAATACTGATGTTACTCAAAACACGGTATCATCTACCCTAGGAAATTTTTAGGCGAAACACACCCCAATGGGTACTATTCAAACACTACCAGGAACGAGAGATATTCTGCCAGAAGAGATAGGATACTGGCAATATGTAGAAACTGTGGCGACACAAATACTCAGTCGTGCCATGTACTATGAAATACGTCCCCCTATTTTTGAGCAAACTTCTTTATTTGAGAGAGGGATAGGCGAAGCAACGGATGTTGTTGGCAAAGAAATGTATACTTTCAGCGATAGAGGCGATCGCTCTTTAACTCTACGTCCGGAAGGAACTGCCGGCGTTGTCCGTGCCTATTTACAAAATAATCTTTATGCAGCCGGTGGAGTGCAACGTTTGTGGTATTGTGGCCCGATGTTTCGCTACGAAAGACCCCAAGCCGGTCGTCAACGACAGTTTCATCAAATTGGGTTAGAATTAATCGGTACAGCCGATCCTAGGGCAGATGTAGAGGTCATTGCTTTAGCTACAGATATCTTGAAGACGTTAGGATTACAAAGTTTAAAATTAGATATTAATTCCGTCGGCGATCGCAACGATAGACAAAACTACAGAGAAGCGTTAGTTAATTACTTTCTCCCCTACAAAGCCGAACTTGATACCGACTCCCAAGATCGTCTACAACGCAACCCCTTACGCATTCTCGATAGTAAAGATAAACGGACTAAAGAAATTAATCAAAATGCGCCTAGTATTTTAGAACATCTTGGAGATGCTTCTAAAAAACACTTTGATCAAGTGCAACAACTGTTAACGGATCTTGGCATTGAATATAACATCAACCCTTGTTTAGTGAGAGGGTTAGATTATTACACCCATACTGCTTTTGAAATGATATCCGACGATTTAGGGGCCCAAGCAACGGTATGCGGTGGGGGACGCTATGACGGGTTAGTGGAAGAGTTGGGAGGAAACCCTACCCCGGCAGTGGGTTGGGCCATTGGGATGGAACGTTTAATTATTCTGCTCAAACAGTTGCAATCTTCCCCTGACATGACCCCAGATATTTACATAGTTTCGCGAGGAGAAGCCGCCGAAGGGCAAGGGTTGATTTTAGCCCAAAAATTGCGAAAAGAGGGGTTAACGGTGGAATTAGACATGAGTGGGAGTGCCTTTGGTAAGCAGTTCAAACGGGCCGATCGCAGTGGAGCGATCGCTTGTATCGTTTTAGGAGAGGAAGAAGCAACCAACAAAACAGTGCAACTCAAATGGTTGCAAAGCAAAGAACAACAAGCTATGACACAAGCAGAGTTATTGACTAAAGTTGGGGAACTAATTGAACAACTTGACAGACATAAAAGAACAATGAACCACTCCACACAATAATAACGATGACATCCTGGGAATTTTTGATCCAAAAAGATGATGATCTTAAATGGTATCCTGCTAGTTCTTCTAACTTAGAATTAGAACCTGGAAAATATCGCATTTTGGCAAAATCAAACCGTTTTAACAGTGTAGTTGATGTTCGCATTAGTTCCTCAAATCAAGAGATACAATGTCATCAACGTCGCATTAATTCCCAGGGGTTAGTGATGGTTCTTCCTTTTACTGAATTAACACCTGAAACCTCTTTAAATATTCGTTGTCATGGTGATGTTTTATCGGAGTTTTTAGGAGAGAATTGGACTGAAACTATCACCCTAAATGTGTCACCAGCTATGGATAAAAGTCCATCGGTTAAGTCTTCTGATTCCTCAGAAAATGAAGTCGCTAATAATAATAAAGCACAAGTCTATTTAGAGCAATTAGAAAAACTGTTACGAGAAAAAATTGAACCTCGATTAAACAAAAAACAACAACCAGAAGAGCAAAAGACAAATAACCAACCGTTACAGGCAAAATCCTTAATTAATCTTAGTTTAGAGCAAGATGATTTTATTATTAATTCTGGAGAAAGAATAAGTTTATCAGGAATATTAGAAGCTGTTAATATGCAGGGAGAAATTGCGTTAAATGCTCAACTTCGTTACGAACTAATTCATCCTGAAACAGAAGAGATTTTATTATCAGTAGATTACCCATTATCCGATAAAAAACTACCTTATCATTTTAATCATACTTTAGTGATTCCTGATGATATTGATGATGATTTTATTGTCGGGGAGTTAATTCTAGAAACCCTTAAAGGATATCCTTTGAATCATGCTTCTTTTACGATTAGAACTCAACATTATTATCCTGTCAATTGTACCATTGAACTGATGGATACCGAAACAGACGATAGTTATATTTTTGATTTAGAATTAGCAGAAAGAATCAACAATAAACACACTCATTTAGAATTACCTAATACTCATAGATATTCTCGATTATTTCCCTCCCATTTTCGTAAATCTCGGCAAATATTACCCCCTAAACTAGAACATCATTTCGCCACTGAAGAACGTAAAAACTTAAAATTACCAAAAATTAGTTAATGATTCGTTATGTATTGATTATTCTATATCTAATCTATTTGAATAGTGAACAAATGGCGGAGGAAAAGCCGCCTTGTTAGAGACAATTTCTACAACCTATTTAGACGTGCTTTATAATAATTAAGTAATGTGTAGTTTAATTTTAAGGGTTTTAAAGAAGACAAAGAGATGAAGTTAAAGATAGCTAGTCTTGGTTTTTTCGGTATTCTTCTTCTCACAACAGGAGTTAGTCTTGGTCAAAATCAAGGAACTTCTTTTTCAGGTCGTATTCAGAAGGTTTGGGAAGATGGATTCAAGTTACAGACCAATAATCGCACCCTTACCGTTGATACTTGGGATGTCTGTGGTGATTACACCGCTAAACACTTAGCCGTTGGGGATCAAGTCACTATAATAGGGGAATTTGAGATGAGAGAATTTGATGCTTTTTCCATTACAAAAGTGGACGGTACAAGGGGTTGCCAAGCAGCTTCAAACTATCAATAATTAAACCATTAAACTTAATATCATAGTGAACTACCCCAACTATAGCTAGTCTAACTGAATCGTGAAAAAGCCTCGTAGTTTTTAAAATTAGGAAGATTGAATAGTTTCAACTCAACAAAAAGTTGAAAAAGACGTTTAACAATTTTAAAATTTTTCCCAAATCTATAAAATCTTCTCAGTAAAGTTTTGAGTTGTAACCAAATTGCTTCTACGGGATTTTCTTGAGGGGAATAAGGAGCAAAAAGACAACAGGTTACTCGCCATTCTTCTGGTGACAAATCTTGATTTTCTCTAGCTAAAAACTTTTGCATTTCTTTTCCTCTATGATAACTGGCTCCATCCCAAATCCATAAGGTTTTAGCTTCGGGATTTTTTTTCTGTAATTGTTGGACAAAATCTACCGTGTTTTTTCCATTTCCTTTTTGATAAGGAAGCAAAATAAATTCTTGAGTTAATAAATTTAATGCCCCATAATATGTCTGTCTTTCTTTAGGATTTAAAAGAGGAATTTTTAAGGGTTCTTTTATTAAGTTCCATAGATATCCGCAAATATCCTCCCAGTGAAGATGACATTCATCAACTATATACACTATCAGCTTTCCTGAATCTATTTCCTCTCGTCTATTTTCCAGAATTTGCGCTATTTCTTGGTTTTTTTTTGAGTGACTTCTTCATGATATCTAGGATTAATTTGTTGCCCCTTTTGCCAAGAAATTTTCGCCTCTTTTAAAATCTTATAATAACTTTGAAGAGATTGATAAACCACATCATATTTCTCAATTAGATAAACTTCTAGTTCAGAAATATCCCAGGTTTTTTGTTCAATTAGCCACTCAATTATCTCGGTACGTTCTTGATTTGTTAAGTAACTTTTACTTCCTTTGTATCCTGATTTTAAACCATTTATACCCCCAAAATTAAAAGCATTAACCCATTTACTAATAAATCCTAGTGACACAGATAAAATTTCTGAGACTCTTTCATAACGATAGCCTTCTAGCACTAACTTTACCGCTAAAGCTCTTTGAGTCTCTCTCCCGTTTGATGAATTTTCAAGAAACTCTTTAATTAGCTCAATTTTCTCCTTATTGTCTGTTATCATGAGTTTGTTTCTTTTTGAAATTACTCTTTTAATTTTACCTAAACAGAGCTTTTTTTATTCACGACTCATTTAGAAACGCTATATAATCTTTGATTTAGTTGGGGCTTCTAATCTCATTAGAAGTTGCTTAAAGTTTAAGGGATTGAAGTGATTGAATGGTAAACCCTGAGTTTCACCTTGATAAATTATAAATTCAGTATTATAATTTTCAGAAAGTTAAACTATTTATAATCATGAATTTCGGGTTTAATATTAGCCTAGCAGACGTTTTTAAAATACTTAGTCCTTTATTAGTCGTTTTATTTGGTGTCTTATTAGGAATACTTTTTGAGAGAAGGGTAATCAAAAATATCAAAAAATTAGCTTCTAAAACTAACTGGAGATACGACAAAATTATCATTGATTCAATTCAAGGATTTAGCATTCTTTGGTTTTCTTTAGGAGGAATAGCGGTTGCTTCCTATATTTATCCTATTCCTTTAGCTATTCAAATTCTTATTAATAAGTTTCTGATTGCTACTTTTTTGGGTTCAGCAACTCTAGTTATTTCTCGTCTATTGGTGGGGTTACTGAAAGCTTATACCACTGACGAACAGGGTATTTCTCCCTTAACTTCTCTGTTTGAATTTATTACTAAGATAGTTATTTATAGTCTCGGTGTTTTAATCATATTACAGTCCATTGGTATTCAAATAACTCCTCTATTAACTGCATTAGGAGTCGGTGGTGTTTCTGTTGGTTTAGCTTTACAAACTACCCTAGCAAACTTAATGTCTGGGGTAAATATTATTATGTCAGGAAAGGTCAGACCTGGAGACTATATTCGTTTGGCTAGTGGAGAAAGTGGTTATGTTCTTGATGTAGAATTAAAATATACAGTTTTAAAAGAAATAACCGATAATTTATTAATTATTCCTAACTCGAAAATTATTTCCGGAAGCTTCAAAAACTTTAGTTTACCCAATAAAACCATTGTCCTTCCTGTTACCCTTGATGTAGGTTATGATAGTAACCTAGAAACTGTTGAAAAACTAACTCTTGAAGTGGCAAATGATTTATTAAAAGAGAAAATAATAGAAGAAGAAGATTATATCAGTGATCCGTTTATCTTGTACAATAAATTTGACTACTTTAGTATTAATTTAACCATTTATTTAAAAGTCCATGAACGAGAATTTTTTGACCATTTAGAAATCAAACATCAGTTTTTAAAGAAACTACATCAACGATATCAAGCAGAAGGGATTGAAATTCCTTTCCCGATTAAATCAGTTTATTTTCCTCCTCAAAAAGTTGATAATCCTTATAATATTCAGTAATTAGTTTGATCCCAAAAATTAAATGTAATTATCTTATTGAAAATCTAGTTGAATTTTTATATCAAGAAATGGTAACACTAGGAATTTCTCCTCAAATTTATGCAAATTTTCTTGAAGATTCATATAATTTAGGTCTAAGTGTAATTACAGAATAACTGAATGAAACCCTACCAAAGTATCCCTATTCAAGACTGTGGAGAACCCTTGATTAAGATCCCCTTAGAACAGTTTTCCCTAGAAACACCCCATCCCTATCAAAAGTTAGGTGCTTCCTATGGACCAAAATCCCCTTATTATTTACGCGCTCAAGTTGTAGAAGCATTAATAGAAGCACAAACCCATTTACAACAACAATATCCAGGGTGGAAAATCCACATTTTTGATGCTTATCGTCCTGTTGCAGTACAACAATTTATGGTGGATTATACGTTTACGTCTCTACTTGAAGAAAAGGGGTTAATTCTAGACGCTTTATCCCCAACGGAAAAAGATAATCTTTGGCAACAAGTTTATCAAATTTGGGCTGTACCGAGTGATGATTTAACCACTCCACCTCCCCATAGTACCGGCGGGGCAGTCGATATTACGTTAAAAGATGATCAGGGTCAATTATTGGATATGGGAGGCATGATTGACGAATTATCTGAGCGATCGCAGCCTAATTATTATGCTACACAAAGGGATAACCCAGGACAAAGCTATCATCAAAGACGAGAATTGCTCAATGAAATCATGACGAAAGCAGGATTTCTACGCCATCCTGGGGAATGGTGGCATTTCTCACTGGGGGATCAAATGTGGGCATGGCAAAGTCAACAGGCAATCGCATATTATGGGAGAGCTTAGTCTGAGTGCAGCCATAAAGTTACTGGTTTAACTTGTAGGGGAGCAGGGAGAGGAGTAAAGTTAATTATCGGGGAAAGAACCGGGTAATACTTTTAAGGTTTTGGACTTCCCATTGCGAATCACTTCAACGGCCAGGGTTTCACCGATGGAGCTAACTTCTACTTCTTCTTGAACTTCAACCGCTTTACTAACGGGTTTACCGCCAACTTTAAGAATAATATCCCCTGGTTTAAACCCTGCTTTCTGGGCGGGGGAGTCATCTACGACTCGCACCACTAAAACCCCTTCGTTATTAGATACTTTAAACCCTAGTTGTGGATCTTGATTTAATTCTTTACTTAACTCTGGGTTGAGAGTGATCATGTGTATCCCCAAATAAGGATGGGCTGCTTTTCCGTTGGTTAATAGCTGGTTAGCCACCCGTTGGGCGGTTTCGATGGGAATGGCAAACCCTAACCCTTGAGCATCGGCTCGAATAGCAGTATTAATACCAATAACCTGACCTTGGGCGTTCAGCAGAGGTCCGCCAGAGTTTCCAGGGTTAATAGCTGCATCGGTTTGGATAAACCGAACCCGTTTATCAGGAACCCCGACTTCGGTACTGGATCGTCCTAATGCGCTGATAATGCCCACTGTTACCGTATTATCCAGTCCTAAAGGGTTGCCAATAGCGATCGCCCATTCCCCTGGGTTGAGTTGTTCTGCGCTACCAATGGCCACCGTTGGCAAGTCTTGGGCTTCAATTTTTACGACCGCTACATCGGTCATCGGATCGGTTCCCAATACTTTTCCGTCATAGACTTGGCCATCTTTGAGGGTCACTTTAACTTCTTTGGTCCCATCGACCACATGAGCATTGGTTAATAACTGTCCATCGGGAGTTAAAATAAACCCTGATCCGGTTCCTCGTTCAATGTGTTCTTTGGGAATGGGGAGATCGTTTCCAAAAAAACGACGGAAGAAAGGATGTTCAAAGGTTTCCCCCATTTGATTAGAAACCTCTCGTGTTGCATCAATGCGAACCACGGCCGGGCCAACTTTTTGGGCTGCTTCAGCTATAAAATTCAAGTTGGCTTTGGAGGAAGATTTTGGAGGAAATGGAAACGGTTTGAGGTTTGTGGGAACCACTGTCGGGGTTTGACTGGTTTGTTCTTGAGAGGTTTGGGTCCAGTAACGACTTCCCCAGACCCCTGCACTCCCACCTAAGATCAATAATGCTACATAGACAATTAACTGTTTAATACGCATGATACTTTTATTTTTTTATAATCACAGGGTTCCCTATTCCAAATTATGACAAAGTTTCCTGAAAACAGTTAACTTCTCTGGGTTTATTTTAGCTTTTGAAGGTGTAGGATTTTGGCTGTGGGGTATGGGGTGTGGGAGATCGGGGTAAAAAGTTACCTCAAAATGTTATCCCGTTCAAATCTATTGTCAAACTCATCAAGATTATTTAAAGGATTTTCTCTCATATCTATTTCCTCTTCGATCCTATCAATATTAATGTTATTGGGAGGGAGGTTATTGGGTGGTGGGGGTAACTCTTCTTCAACCTGGGGAGGTGCTTGTTCTTGCATTCCTTGATTAACTTTTTGGATTTGCGCTAAGAAATGGTCTTGATTATGGTTAAGAGAACGAGCTAAGATCAACCCTTCTTGGAAAGCAGTTAACGCAGGTTGGTAGAGTTGTTTCCCTAGATAAATTTCCCCAATCTTGTCATATACTCTCATCAAACCGTAATAATTATAAGATAATTGTTCTACTTGAATTAAGCGTTCATAAATTTGTAAAGCATAATCTTCTTGTTCATAATCGGTGTATAAATCCGCTAGTCTTGTTAAGGCTTCTGCTGCTGCCCCAAATAACTGTAATGACCAAGCTAAAGCATAGGCTTCTTGGTAATTTTGACTGGCTAATTCTGGTTGATCTAATGTTTCATAATCTTTACCAATATCAATTTTTAAGGGGGGTACAAACTGAATTTTTTCACTGGCTAAATAACTATCGACTAATCTTTGTTTAATCGCTGCTGCATTATCGGCTTGTAAGGAGGCTGTATAAATTTCAGCTAAGGCTTGT from Crocosphaera subtropica ATCC 51142 includes these protein-coding regions:
- a CDS encoding BrnT family toxin — encoded protein: MFEWDDSKAKINETKHSVSFPFATRVFDDQNRLTVIDKRFNYGEVRYITLGKIEQRVYVVAYTIRGSVVRLISARKANSREVKRYDNH
- a CDS encoding HhoA/HhoB/HtrA family serine endopeptidase; this translates as MRIKQLIVYVALLILGGSAGVWGSRYWTQTSQEQTSQTPTVVPTNLKPFPFPPKSSSKANLNFIAEAAQKVGPAVVRIDATREVSNQMGETFEHPFFRRFFGNDLPIPKEHIERGTGSGFILTPDGQLLTNAHVVDGTKEVKVTLKDGQVYDGKVLGTDPMTDVAVVKIEAQDLPTVAIGSAEQLNPGEWAIAIGNPLGLDNTVTVGIISALGRSSTEVGVPDKRVRFIQTDAAINPGNSGGPLLNAQGQVIGINTAIRADAQGLGFAIPIETAQRVANQLLTNGKAAHPYLGIHMITLNPELSKELNQDPQLGFKVSNNEGVLVVRVVDDSPAQKAGFKPGDIILKVGGKPVSKAVEVQEEVEVSSIGETLAVEVIRNGKSKTLKVLPGSFPDN
- a CDS encoding M15 family metallopeptidase, with protein sequence MKPYQSIPIQDCGEPLIKIPLEQFSLETPHPYQKLGASYGPKSPYYLRAQVVEALIEAQTHLQQQYPGWKIHIFDAYRPVAVQQFMVDYTFTSLLEEKGLILDALSPTEKDNLWQQVYQIWAVPSDDLTTPPPHSTGGAVDITLKDDQGQLLDMGGMIDELSERSQPNYYATQRDNPGQSYHQRRELLNEIMTKAGFLRHPGEWWHFSLGDQMWAWQSQQAIAYYGRA
- a CDS encoding mechanosensitive ion channel family protein; translated protein: MNFGFNISLADVFKILSPLLVVLFGVLLGILFERRVIKNIKKLASKTNWRYDKIIIDSIQGFSILWFSLGGIAVASYIYPIPLAIQILINKFLIATFLGSATLVISRLLVGLLKAYTTDEQGISPLTSLFEFITKIVIYSLGVLIILQSIGIQITPLLTALGVGGVSVGLALQTTLANLMSGVNIIMSGKVRPGDYIRLASGESGYVLDVELKYTVLKEITDNLLIIPNSKIISGSFKNFSLPNKTIVLPVTLDVGYDSNLETVEKLTLEVANDLLKEKIIEEEDYISDPFILYNKFDYFSINLTIYLKVHEREFFDHLEIKHQFLKKLHQRYQAEGIEIPFPIKSVYFPPQKVDNPYNIQ
- a CDS encoding IS630 family transposase (programmed frameshift) produces the protein MITDNKEKIELIKEFLENSSNGRETQRALAVKLVLEGYRYERVSEILSVSLGFISKWVNAFNFGGINGLKSGYKGSKSYLTNQERTEIIEWLIEQKTWDISELEVYLIEKYDVVYQSLQSYYKILKEAKISWQKGQQINPRYHEEVNSKKNQEIAQILENRREEIDSGKLIVYIVDECHLHWEDICGYLWNLIKEPLKIPLLNPKERQTYYGALNLLTQEFILLPYQKGNGKNTVDFVQQLQKKNPEAKTLWIWDGASYHRGKEMQKFLARENQDLSPEEWRVTCCLFAPYSPQENPVEAIWLQLKTLLRRFYRFGKNFKIVKRLFQLFVELKLFNLPNFKNYEAFSRFS
- the hisS gene encoding histidine--tRNA ligase, yielding MGTIQTLPGTRDILPEEIGYWQYVETVATQILSRAMYYEIRPPIFEQTSLFERGIGEATDVVGKEMYTFSDRGDRSLTLRPEGTAGVVRAYLQNNLYAAGGVQRLWYCGPMFRYERPQAGRQRQFHQIGLELIGTADPRADVEVIALATDILKTLGLQSLKLDINSVGDRNDRQNYREALVNYFLPYKAELDTDSQDRLQRNPLRILDSKDKRTKEINQNAPSILEHLGDASKKHFDQVQQLLTDLGIEYNINPCLVRGLDYYTHTAFEMISDDLGAQATVCGGGRYDGLVEELGGNPTPAVGWAIGMERLIILLKQLQSSPDMTPDIYIVSRGEAAEGQGLILAQKLRKEGLTVELDMSGSAFGKQFKRADRSGAIACIVLGEEEATNKTVQLKWLQSKEQQAMTQAELLTKVGELIEQLDRHKRTMNHSTQ